A region of Salvelinus alpinus chromosome 6, SLU_Salpinus.1, whole genome shotgun sequence DNA encodes the following proteins:
- the LOC139577546 gene encoding myb/SANT-like DNA-binding domain-containing protein 4 isoform X2, translating into MATRAAYFSPSEAQILMEAYEEVKDIIKKKGNTATVIKQREKAWQSIADRLNALNMNGPKRTWQQVKIKYKNILQNAVKKNTHRQGTGGGSPKADLTPAEDMALELNKGRPVLEGIPGGKETSIGSSQDATRFIQVSGSTVFLLEPPAQAPDDADPGEGPSAAATAHDGDDDEEETISLDSRRHEDPDAIQWENQPGNISSQAIRKLYGNHLRRQIELADIDIQYKKKKMENLALESEIKKRTIRKLDLEIKKLEREVRYAFNVHCMLTVTQMY; encoded by the exons atggcaactagagccgcgtacttttccccgtcggaagcacaaatcctcatggaggcatacgaggaggtaaaagatataattaagaagaaaggcaacaccgccacagtgataaagcaaagagaaaaagcgtggcaaagtattgcagaccgcctgaatgc attaaacatgaacgggccaaaacggacatggcagcaggtcaaaatcaaatacaagaacattctgcagaatg cagtgaaaaagaatacccacagacaaggcacgggtggtgggtcaccaaaggctgaccttaccccagcagaggacatggccttggagctaaataaaggcaggcccgtcttagaggggatccctggggggaaagagacgagcataggttcctcccaagatgccacccgcttcattcaag tgtctggcagcactgtgttcctgttagagccaccagcacaagcaccagacgatgctgatcca ggtgaaggccccagtgcagcagcaacagcacatgatggagacgatgatgaggaggagaccatctctctggattccagaaggcatgag gacccagatgctatacagtgggaaaaccagcctggcaacata agctcacaagctatcagaaagttgtatggcaaccacctccggcgccaaatagaactggcagacatagacattcagtacaagaagaaaaagatggaaaatcttgcactggagtccgaaataaaaaagaggacaattaggaaactggaccttgaaataaaaaaacttgagagggaggtgagatatgccttcaatgtacactgtatgctaactgtaacacaaatgtattaa
- the LOC139577546 gene encoding myb/SANT-like DNA-binding domain-containing protein 4 isoform X3 produces the protein MATRAAYFSPSEAQILMEAYEEVKDIIKKKGNTATVIKQREKAWQSIADRLNALNMNGPKRTWQQVKIKYKNILQNAVKKNTHRQGTGGGSPKADLTPAEDMALELNKGRPVLEGIPGGKETSIGSSQDATRFIQVSGSTVFLLEPPAQAPDDADPGEGPSAAATAHDGDDDEEETISLDSRRHEDPDAIQWENQPGNISSQAIRKLYGNHLRRQIELADIDIQYKKKKMENLALESEIKKRTIRKLDLEIKKLERELQEDDTAQNKN, from the exons atggcaactagagccgcgtacttttccccgtcggaagcacaaatcctcatggaggcatacgaggaggtaaaagatataattaagaagaaaggcaacaccgccacagtgataaagcaaagagaaaaagcgtggcaaagtattgcagaccgcctgaatgc attaaacatgaacgggccaaaacggacatggcagcaggtcaaaatcaaatacaagaacattctgcagaatg cagtgaaaaagaatacccacagacaaggcacgggtggtgggtcaccaaaggctgaccttaccccagcagaggacatggccttggagctaaataaaggcaggcccgtcttagaggggatccctggggggaaagagacgagcataggttcctcccaagatgccacccgcttcattcaag tgtctggcagcactgtgttcctgttagagccaccagcacaagcaccagacgatgctgatcca ggtgaaggccccagtgcagcagcaacagcacatgatggagacgatgatgaggaggagaccatctctctggattccagaaggcatgag gacccagatgctatacagtgggaaaaccagcctggcaacata agctcacaagctatcagaaagttgtatggcaaccacctccggcgccaaatagaactggcagacatagacattcagtacaagaagaaaaagatggaaaatcttgcactggagtccgaaataaaaaagaggacaattaggaaactggaccttgaaataaaaaaacttgagagggag ctccaagaagatgacacagctcaaaataaaaattag
- the LOC139577546 gene encoding putative nuclease HARBI1 isoform X1 yields MKAQNCVFLSALTMACPFVRDVVDEEALVLRRAFRRERVFRDRLDPLAFPDDHLYERYRFSADGIRYLCRLLGPRIKHRTARSHALSVEQMVCVALRFFASGAFLYSVGDAEQLNKATICRTIRSVCLAIKALADVFISFPGHRRLCDIKEEFYRIAGFPNVIGAVDCTHIRIKAPSGAHEADFVNRKSFHSINVQMVCNADCVISNVVAKWPGSVHDSRIFRASEIYQCLSQGEFSGVLLGDRGYGCQPFLLTPFTDPQEAQQAYNHAHARTRARVEMTFGLLKARFHCLHKLRVSPVRACDITVACAVLHNVACLRKERAPRVPPAMDWDNPAIFPDDDSGRLLRDQYVLNYFS; encoded by the exons atgaaggcccaaaattgtgtgttcctttctgctctgacaatggcatgcccattcgtgcgagatgtggtggatgaagaagcacttgtgctgaggagagccttcaggcgagaaagggtcttcagggaccggttggacccactggccttccctgatgaccatctatatgaaagatacaggttttctgcagatggcatcaggtatctatgcagactactgggtcccaggattaagcaccgcactgcacggagccatgcactgagtgtggagcaaatggtttgtgtggccttgcgcttttttgctagtggagccttcctgtactcagtgggggatgcagaacagctgaacaaggccacaatttgccgcacaataaggagtgtgtgtctggctatcaaagcattagcagatgtcttcatctccttccctggccacagaagactctgtgacatcaaagaggagttctataggattgcag gtttccccaatgtcattggtgcagtggactgcacacacataaggataaaagccccctcaggtgcccatgaggccgattttgtgaataggaaatcctttcacagcattaatgttcag atggtctgcaatgctgactgtgtgatcagcaatgttgtggcaaaatggcctggctcagtccatgactccagaatctttcgggcctctgaaatctatcagtgcctatcacaag gtgaattctctggtgtgttgctgggagacagggggtatggctgccagccttttctcctgacacctttcacagacccccaggaagcacagcaggcctacaaccatgcccatgccaggaccagggccagagttgaaatgacctttggcctcctgaaggcacgctttcactgccttcacaaattaagggtcagccctgttagggcatgtgatattactgtggcttgtgctgtcctccacaatgtggcctgcctgaggaaggagagggcccccagagtgccaccagccatggactgggacaatccggcaatcttccctgatgacgacagtggtcggctgctgagggaccaatatgtgttgaattattttagttag